A window of Leptospira fainei serovar Hurstbridge str. BUT 6 contains these coding sequences:
- a CDS encoding tetratricopeptide repeat protein — protein sequence MSEPIEKTQVGKEDEDSHFAQIKNLAKEAYRYLDSRQWDKAESKLRELLAKEPANTYGLVGMGDLHFKRKEFKQALEYYNRCIKEDSSNKFSLMGLMNCYREMNLLNRVIEVAEEYRHITITDASILSRVADAHRKLKNFKESEVYYMQALQINPKDQYVIVGLGHLFFACQRYKDAIHWWEKLLVIQPDNIKILTEIGNSYRKIKDFDEAIQYYRRAADLDPRNFFALYGLAESYRGKKDFRKANEFWERILEFDPDNKLIINRYADSLRGMGEYDKALECFNRILSEGEDYFALLGKASSLKLKGSRDKAEEIYLDLHKKFPMDPRPVIELSELYYDVSKKDEAIKILEEFHRKQPLNEEVKAKLDFITQEN from the coding sequence ATGAGTGAACCTATTGAAAAGACGCAAGTCGGTAAGGAAGATGAGGACTCGCATTTTGCGCAGATCAAGAACCTAGCCAAAGAAGCATACCGTTATTTGGACAGTAGGCAATGGGATAAAGCCGAGTCCAAACTCAGAGAACTCCTAGCAAAAGAACCGGCGAACACCTACGGATTGGTCGGAATGGGAGATCTCCATTTCAAGCGCAAGGAATTCAAGCAAGCATTAGAATACTATAATAGATGTATCAAGGAAGATTCCTCTAACAAATTTTCCTTAATGGGGTTGATGAACTGCTATCGAGAGATGAATCTTCTCAACCGAGTCATCGAAGTGGCGGAAGAATACCGGCACATTACCATCACTGATGCCTCGATTCTCAGCCGAGTAGCCGACGCTCATCGCAAACTTAAGAACTTCAAAGAATCCGAAGTATATTATATGCAGGCGCTTCAGATTAATCCCAAAGACCAATATGTGATCGTAGGCTTGGGTCATCTCTTTTTTGCCTGCCAGAGATATAAAGACGCGATTCATTGGTGGGAAAAACTGCTCGTCATCCAACCCGATAACATTAAGATCCTTACGGAGATCGGAAATAGCTACAGAAAGATCAAGGATTTTGACGAAGCGATCCAATATTACCGTAGGGCCGCCGACTTGGATCCGAGAAATTTCTTCGCATTATACGGATTAGCGGAATCGTATCGCGGTAAAAAAGATTTTCGCAAAGCTAACGAGTTCTGGGAAAGAATCTTGGAATTCGATCCAGACAATAAACTTATTATCAATCGTTATGCGGATAGCCTCAGAGGTATGGGCGAATACGATAAAGCTCTCGAGTGCTTCAATCGGATCCTTTCCGAAGGAGAAGACTATTTCGCTCTTCTCGGAAAAGCATCCTCGCTCAAGCTCAAAGGAAGTAGGGACAAAGCCGAGGAAATTTATCTCGATCTTCATAAAAAGTTCCCGATGGATCCCAGACCGGTAATCGAACTTTCTGAACTATATTATGATGTTTCCAAAAAAGACGAAGCCATAAAAATTTTGGAAGAATTTCACCGGAAGCAGCCGTTAAACGAAGAGGTCAAAGCAAAACTGGATTTTATCACCCAAGAGAACTAA
- a CDS encoding metallophosphoesterase: MKNLTLALIGDIHGFWTSVDTDYFSHSAYDAILFTGDLGTYTTASAYRVAKEISKIRKPCYLIPGNHDTTSVFQLLVEIFSLNSYWTILSLPAHLHRYSKFRRILGDIKVCEYSLHSEISDLALIGGRPLSMGSRLNFLPLLKQRFGIRSLRESSQKLISLSRDSGTVDKDILILAHNGPAGLGGRATDIWGCDFRKEAGDFGDLDLAECLDTIRAEGRIVSVVAAGHMHHHAKRSLLFRTWKVRKAGTLYVNAARVPRIFKDKEGQGWHHHIRLTRTNGHWDAEAIYLKGGREEVAPLPKEIEKERTRIKEES, from the coding sequence TTGAAAAATCTCACACTAGCTTTGATCGGAGACATTCACGGATTTTGGACTTCGGTCGATACCGACTATTTCTCGCATAGCGCGTATGATGCGATCCTCTTCACGGGAGACTTGGGTACTTACACGACTGCAAGCGCTTACAGAGTAGCGAAAGAAATTTCCAAAATTCGAAAGCCTTGTTATTTAATTCCCGGGAATCACGACACTACGTCGGTATTTCAGTTGCTTGTCGAAATTTTTTCTCTGAATTCGTACTGGACGATTTTGAGTTTACCCGCTCATCTACATCGCTATTCGAAGTTTCGCCGCATTTTGGGTGATATAAAAGTTTGCGAATATTCTCTTCACTCGGAAATTTCCGATTTGGCTTTGATCGGTGGTCGCCCTCTTTCCATGGGTTCCCGCTTGAATTTTCTCCCGCTTTTGAAACAGCGCTTTGGGATTCGAAGCTTACGAGAATCCTCCCAAAAACTGATTTCATTGAGCAGAGATTCGGGGACTGTAGATAAGGATATTTTAATATTAGCGCATAATGGACCTGCCGGGTTAGGGGGGCGAGCGACCGATATCTGGGGTTGCGATTTTCGTAAAGAGGCCGGCGATTTCGGAGATCTGGATCTCGCCGAATGTCTGGATACGATTCGCGCCGAGGGCAGGATCGTGAGCGTAGTCGCAGCGGGGCATATGCATCATCATGCCAAACGATCCCTTCTATTTCGAACTTGGAAAGTCCGAAAAGCAGGAACTCTTTATGTGAATGCTGCGCGAGTTCCGAGAATCTTCAAGGATAAGGAAGGGCAGGGATGGCACCATCATATTCGACTTACAAGGACGAATGGGCATTGGGACGCCGAGGCGATTTACCTAAAGGGCGGGAGGGAGGAAGTCGCTCCCCTTCCGAAAGAGATCGAAAAGGAGAGGACTCGGATCAAGGAAGAGTCTTAG